One window of the Tetragenococcus koreensis genome contains the following:
- a CDS encoding YdcF family protein, producing the protein MKEQAIIVLGYPVKSLEHLLQRRLQLAQKDAEKNQINCIIVSGKGREGINEAEYMANWLVENGYEGQIIKERDSWDTIENLRFCNEICIKNHISSVKIITSWFHLSRVNLLADQLLNVPFSLLGAPGGSVELLKEEYEVIKTLQKEIEEDKL; encoded by the coding sequence ATGAAAGAACAAGCAATTATTGTATTAGGTTATCCAGTAAAGTCTCTCGAACATCTCTTACAAAGAAGACTACAATTAGCTCAAAAGGATGCTGAAAAAAACCAAATTAATTGTATTATTGTCAGCGGAAAAGGACGAGAAGGAATAAACGAAGCGGAATACATGGCTAATTGGTTAGTGGAAAATGGCTACGAAGGCCAAATTATTAAAGAAAGGGATTCTTGGGATACAATTGAAAATCTTCGTTTTTGTAATGAAATATGTATTAAAAATCATATAAGCTCAGTAAAAATTATAACTTCTTGGTTTCACTTATCACGGGTTAATTTACTAGCTGATCAATTATTAAATGTACCCTTTTCTTTATTAGGAGCGCCCGGAGGATCGGTTGAATTACTAAAAGAAGAATATGAGGTCATTAAAACATTACAAAAAGAAATTGAAGAAGATAAGTTATAA
- a CDS encoding NAD(P)-dependent oxidoreductase, with protein sequence MAEQKTIKTIAFLGTGIMGAPMARNLQKNGFEVHAWNRTRAKAEELQPDGVTIYDTPQEAVKDVDAVITVLKDAATVLETIKSAQESLTKGTIWIQMTTVGKKIDEIIQFANEHELIFFDAPVQGTKAPAESGELTIMPSGSSDYKEVLAPIFDVIGKKTIWVSEEAGKSSRLKLALNSWVFALTHGVAESLTIAKELGVDPSLVMDVITGGPMDTPYFQQKGKAILNDDYTASFAVKNAVKDAQLIVDAVEDEDLQIDITPAGLRRFQRALDEGHGDKDIAASGLAGKKENE encoded by the coding sequence ATGGCAGAACAAAAAACAATAAAAACGATTGCGTTTCTAGGTACTGGAATTATGGGTGCGCCTATGGCTAGAAATTTGCAGAAAAATGGCTTTGAAGTACATGCGTGGAACCGGACTCGTGCTAAAGCAGAAGAACTTCAGCCAGATGGCGTAACTATATATGATACACCTCAAGAAGCAGTTAAAGATGTTGACGCTGTTATCACGGTATTAAAAGATGCAGCAACTGTGTTAGAAACGATAAAATCAGCTCAAGAAAGTCTTACAAAGGGAACTATTTGGATTCAAATGACCACAGTTGGTAAAAAAATAGATGAAATCATTCAATTTGCCAACGAACATGAGTTAATCTTTTTTGATGCTCCTGTGCAAGGAACCAAAGCACCGGCAGAAAGCGGAGAGCTTACCATTATGCCGTCAGGTTCTAGTGACTACAAAGAGGTACTTGCGCCTATTTTTGACGTTATTGGGAAAAAGACGATCTGGGTTTCTGAAGAAGCTGGAAAAAGTAGTCGTTTGAAGCTCGCCTTAAATAGTTGGGTATTTGCTTTAACGCATGGTGTAGCTGAAAGTTTAACCATTGCAAAAGAATTAGGAGTAGATCCATCTTTAGTTATGGACGTGATCACTGGTGGACCTATGGATACGCCTTATTTCCAACAAAAAGGCAAAGCGATTTTGAATGACGATTATACAGCTAGCTTTGCAGTAAAAAATGCAGTGAAAGATGCGCAATTGATTGTAGATGCTGTTGAAGACGAGGATTTACAAATTGATATTACACCTGCAGGGTTACGTAGGTTTCAACGTGCGCTAGACGAAGGACATGGTGATAAGGATATTGCTGCCTCTGGTTTAGCGGGAAAAAAAGAAAATGAATAA
- a CDS encoding PTS transporter subunit IIC, with translation MINALENGFNFFIGLGGPAIMFVVLTLLGVIFRAPLSKSIEGGLRMAIALTGMSAVISLLTEAFGPALNNFVASTGIELSITDLGWAPLALITWGSIYTLYFAFICFVLNIILLFMKATETLNVDLFNIWNVSILGLLLNYYAHNIVVTSVFVLFIYSMMLLNADAMKPTLDKVLDYDENNITTTAHPSFLIAPLAMLINRFIDICLPFIDRFDFDAETLNRKIGFWGSKFAIGAYLGVFIGLLGQQSTAAIFELAFTGGVALELFSIVGSWFGPAIEPLSDGVQNAMSKRLRGRRLLIAIDWPIVASRAEVWAVVNLLAPILLIIAMILPGNKVMPLGGILMTILTPALLIVTQGKVIRMTLIGTILIPIYLWSATMVAKFITSASIAMDNFPAGLEQGQTFTSVDSNPLEKMIAIVLGEGVHQFDITKLAIAGLGIVVYVLLFVWYKKQLKVRLNK, from the coding sequence ATGATTAATGCTTTAGAAAATGGATTTAATTTCTTTATAGGGCTGGGCGGACCAGCCATAATGTTCGTTGTTTTAACTTTACTAGGTGTTATATTTAGAGCACCTTTATCAAAATCGATTGAAGGCGGTCTAAGAATGGCAATTGCGTTAACAGGAATGAGTGCCGTTATTTCTTTGTTAACAGAAGCCTTTGGTCCCGCGTTAAATAATTTTGTTGCGTCAACTGGAATTGAACTATCTATAACAGATTTAGGATGGGCGCCATTAGCGTTAATTACTTGGGGGTCTATCTACACCCTTTATTTTGCCTTTATTTGTTTTGTTCTCAATATTATCTTGCTATTCATGAAAGCAACAGAAACACTGAATGTGGATTTATTCAATATCTGGAATGTATCTATTTTAGGGTTGTTACTCAACTACTACGCTCATAATATCGTTGTTACTTCAGTTTTCGTTTTATTCATTTACTCTATGATGTTGTTAAATGCCGATGCAATGAAACCAACACTAGATAAAGTGCTTGATTATGATGAAAACAATATCACAACGACTGCTCATCCATCTTTTCTAATTGCGCCTTTAGCGATGCTTATCAATCGTTTTATTGATATTTGTCTACCGTTTATCGATAGATTTGATTTTGATGCTGAAACATTAAATAGAAAAATTGGTTTTTGGGGAAGTAAATTTGCCATTGGTGCTTATTTAGGTGTGTTTATTGGTCTTTTAGGCCAACAATCTACTGCAGCTATTTTTGAATTAGCATTCACAGGTGGAGTTGCTTTAGAATTATTCAGTATCGTAGGTAGTTGGTTTGGGCCAGCAATCGAACCTTTATCAGATGGCGTACAAAATGCGATGAGCAAGCGTTTAAGAGGAAGAAGATTATTGATTGCTATTGACTGGCCAATTGTTGCTTCAAGAGCAGAAGTTTGGGCCGTTGTGAATCTTTTAGCTCCTATCCTTTTGATTATCGCTATGATCTTACCTGGAAATAAAGTAATGCCTTTAGGTGGCATTTTAATGACCATCTTAACTCCTGCTTTATTGATCGTTACACAAGGAAAAGTTATTCGTATGACTTTAATCGGTACAATTTTAATTCCGATTTATCTTTGGTCAGCAACGATGGTCGCTAAATTTATCACTTCAGCTTCAATTGCGATGGACAACTTCCCTGCTGGTTTAGAACAAGGACAAACATTCACTTCAGTTGATTCCAACCCACTAGAAAAAATGATTGCAATTGTTCTAGGTGAAGGTGTTCATCAATTTGACATTACTAAATTAGCAATTGCTGGTTTAGGTATTGTGGTCTATGTGCTTTTGTTTGTCTGGTATAAAAAACAATTAAAGGTAAGACTTAACAAATAA
- a CDS encoding LacI family DNA-binding transcriptional regulator, translating to MTTIKDIAKMAGVSTATVSRIINGKGEAKQETIDLVMKIVKDLEYHPNKMARSLRQGKSNLISVMIPNLDNPFFGELVGAIEHEAAKYGLRISICNTDDSREKVEYFLTNMIDNYAFGAIICTLKVTEDDLASLEEQGIHTVTVDRSHFEHSFSSINIDQLNGAFIATRHLIERGAKKNVLICGPEIERMSGERVKGYQLALQSDELSFSRVAYGDYTLGSGYQIMDTLINEGVQFDGIHASNDLMALGALRRCLDHGLAVPNDVRIVGNDDLTIDKYYNPRLTSLSQMNDRVSHSVINELINLNEKEHTPQKVVMSPELIVRETT from the coding sequence ATGACAACAATTAAGGACATCGCAAAAATGGCAGGAGTGTCTACAGCGACGGTATCAAGAATTATTAATGGGAAAGGCGAGGCCAAGCAAGAAACCATTGATTTAGTAATGAAGATTGTCAAAGACCTTGAATATCACCCAAATAAAATGGCACGTTCCTTGCGGCAAGGGAAGTCAAATCTGATCTCAGTGATGATACCTAATTTAGACAATCCTTTTTTTGGCGAGTTGGTCGGAGCGATTGAACACGAAGCAGCTAAATATGGACTACGTATTTCTATCTGTAATACAGACGATTCAAGGGAGAAAGTCGAGTATTTTTTAACAAACATGATAGATAACTATGCTTTTGGCGCAATTATCTGTACATTAAAAGTGACAGAGGATGATTTAGCTAGTCTAGAAGAACAAGGGATACACACGGTAACCGTTGACCGCTCTCATTTTGAGCATTCTTTTTCTTCTATTAATATTGATCAGTTAAACGGCGCTTTTATTGCGACAAGACACTTGATTGAAAGAGGCGCAAAAAAGAATGTATTGATTTGTGGTCCGGAAATTGAGCGTATGTCTGGTGAGAGGGTTAAAGGTTATCAACTAGCACTTCAATCAGATGAATTATCCTTTTCAAGAGTTGCTTATGGTGATTATACTTTAGGATCTGGCTATCAGATTATGGATACACTTATTAATGAAGGTGTTCAATTTGATGGCATCCATGCATCAAATGATTTAATGGCACTTGGAGCATTAAGACGTTGTTTAGATCATGGTCTGGCTGTTCCTAATGATGTGAGAATTGTTGGAAACGACGATTTAACCATCGATAAATACTACAATCCTCGTTTGACAAGCTTATCTCAAATGAATGATCGGGTAAGTCATTCAGTCATTAATGAACTAATCAATTTGAACGAAAAAGAACACACTCCCCAAAAAGTTGTGATGTCTCCTGAATTAATTGTTAGAGAAACGACATAA
- a CDS encoding ribokinase, with product MDLDVIVMGAINMDMYVHVDDFPKYGENIQAKELDQKVGGKGSNQAVTVAKQGVNQALIGTVGNDDFGKQILDSLSQQGVKADYIVNKDDTQTGIAVAVVDHTGENTFMVILGANMALKAEEVEQAMEPLEGKIFLLNLETSQESVLAALKMAKKKKMYVVLDPAPEGSYFEEALQYADLVTPNQQETERIAGMSVNTVDDAKKAAKWIADQGVSDVIVKLGSEGSVLYESQKDHFTIIEATRVKAINTVGAGDIFAGVLASKLAKEPDDLVAAAKLASKASALKVSRPGGQDGIPTKEELDQL from the coding sequence ATGGATTTAGATGTAATTGTAATGGGAGCGATCAATATGGATATGTATGTACATGTTGATGACTTTCCTAAATATGGCGAAAATATACAAGCAAAAGAATTAGATCAAAAAGTAGGAGGAAAGGGTTCAAATCAAGCTGTTACAGTAGCAAAACAAGGCGTAAATCAAGCATTGATCGGAACAGTCGGCAATGATGATTTTGGTAAACAGATTTTGGACTCATTAAGTCAACAGGGCGTAAAAGCGGATTACATTGTGAATAAAGATGATACTCAAACGGGAATAGCCGTTGCGGTCGTTGATCATACGGGCGAAAATACGTTTATGGTGATATTGGGCGCGAACATGGCTCTAAAGGCTGAAGAAGTTGAGCAAGCGATGGAACCATTAGAAGGTAAAATTTTTCTTTTGAATCTTGAAACTAGTCAAGAGTCTGTTTTAGCTGCTTTAAAAATGGCTAAAAAGAAAAAGATGTATGTTGTTTTAGACCCAGCACCTGAAGGCTCTTACTTTGAAGAAGCATTGCAATATGCAGATTTAGTAACACCAAATCAACAAGAAACTGAACGAATTGCTGGCATGTCAGTCAATACAGTAGATGATGCTAAAAAAGCAGCCAAATGGATTGCCGATCAAGGTGTTTCAGATGTTATTGTAAAATTGGGTAGTGAAGGCAGTGTCCTTTACGAATCACAAAAGGACCATTTTACAATCATTGAAGCAACCCGAGTAAAAGCGATCAATACTGTTGGAGCAGGCGATATCTTTGCCGGAGTGTTAGCGTCTAAATTAGCAAAAGAACCAGATGACTTGGTTGCGGCTGCAAAACTTGCTTCAAAAGCGTCTGCATTAAAAGTTTCTCGGCCAGGCGGTCAAGACGGTATTCCTACCAAAGAAGAATTAGATCAATTATAA
- the rpe gene encoding ribulose-phosphate 3-epimerase has translation MSEKFFCPSMMCADFTKLPKEVKDLEEAGIDIFHMDIMDGVFVPNFALGTEDFKAIRANTDKLMDVHLMISNPSQYVDLFSDLGADIIYIHPETDTHSISTLNKIKANGKKCGIAINPETSIETVKELFNVIDYLLVMTVSPGFAGQSYLEFVNDKIKEAAKYANENSFKIVVDGAISPEKIEKLSKIGVEGFVLGTSTIFNKEESYKEIVDSIKKL, from the coding sequence ATGAGTGAAAAATTTTTTTGTCCATCAATGATGTGTGCTGATTTTACAAAATTGCCAAAGGAAGTAAAAGATCTAGAAGAAGCTGGTATTGATATTTTCCATATGGATATTATGGACGGTGTCTTTGTACCCAATTTTGCACTTGGTACAGAAGACTTCAAAGCGATTCGAGCAAATACCGATAAATTAATGGATGTTCATTTGATGATTTCTAATCCAAGTCAGTATGTGGATTTATTTTCGGATTTGGGTGCTGATATTATTTATATTCATCCTGAAACAGATACACATTCGATCAGTACGTTAAATAAAATAAAAGCAAACGGGAAAAAATGTGGAATTGCGATTAATCCAGAAACGTCAATTGAAACAGTCAAAGAATTATTTAATGTCATTGATTATTTGCTAGTAATGACAGTAAGTCCTGGGTTTGCCGGACAAAGCTATTTAGAGTTTGTTAACGATAAAATTAAAGAAGCCGCTAAATATGCAAATGAAAATTCCTTTAAAATTGTTGTAGATGGTGCGATTTCTCCTGAAAAAATTGAGAAATTAAGCAAAATCGGTGTTGAAGGTTTTGTTCTGGGAACGTCCACGATCTTTAATAAAGAAGAGTCTTATAAAGAAATTGTAGATTCAATTAAAAAATTGTAG
- a CDS encoding type II toxin-antitoxin system VapC family toxin codes for MNCIIDINVILDVLAKREEFYKQSKEVYMLSVYGVIKGFITANMVTDIYYILEKYGSENAKNEIRKLLQLNEVLSVTELDCINALELSGDDFEDNLIIATAIRNDVESIITRNGEDYRNSGLIVYTPEELIRKFK; via the coding sequence ATGAACTGCATTATTGACATCAACGTAATATTAGATGTATTAGCAAAAAGAGAAGAATTTTATAAACAGTCGAAAGAAGTTTATATGTTATCTGTTTATGGTGTGATCAAAGGGTTCATAACGGCGAACATGGTCACAGACATTTACTATATTTTAGAAAAATATGGTTCTGAAAACGCAAAAAATGAAATCAGAAAGTTATTACAACTAAATGAAGTACTTTCTGTAACGGAATTAGACTGTATTAATGCATTGGAATTAAGTGGGGACGACTTTGAAGATAATTTGATTATAGCTACTGCAATTCGTAACGACGTAGAAAGCATCATTACTAGAAATGGTGAAGACTACCGTAATAGTGGTTTAATTGTCTATACGCCAGAAGAGTTAATTCGTAAGTTCAAATGA
- a CDS encoding recombinase has translation MEDYEKYEAKAEEIRKQNEQLLVEFQQYLIDKQLSTKTINKHVPNVDFYINQFLLHDGLLEAKKGALAIGEFLGYWFIRKAMWSSVAQINENATSLKKFYTFLYERGDIDKETLDELKDTIKEEKPEWLETMQRYDDPFDMPFEL, from the coding sequence ATGGAAGACTATGAAAAATATGAGGCAAAAGCTGAAGAAATAAGAAAACAGAATGAACAGTTACTCGTTGAATTTCAGCAATACTTGATTGACAAACAGCTTAGTACAAAAACAATCAATAAACATGTGCCCAATGTTGACTTTTATATCAATCAGTTTCTTCTTCATGATGGGTTGCTGGAAGCGAAAAAAGGAGCACTGGCTATCGGTGAATTTCTGGGCTACTGGTTTATTAGAAAAGCAATGTGGTCAAGTGTTGCTCAAATTAATGAAAACGCCACAAGTTTAAAAAAGTTTTATACCTTCCTGTATGAAAGAGGAGATATCGATAAAGAAACTTTGGATGAACTAAAGGACACCATTAAAGAGGAAAAACCGGAATGGCTTGAAACTATGCAACGCTACGATGATCCGTTCGATATGCCATTTGAGCTATAA
- a CDS encoding dihydrolipoyl dehydrogenase family protein produces the protein MVEKYDTVVIGAGPAGTAAASSLKAQGEKVAIVEEDLWGGTCPNRGCDPKKILYAAVEAKAQADLLAGQGLNTQSSIEWSDLMANKRDYTKQISPGTHKSMTSSGIETFTGHAQFVYPHTLEIGQQTIEAQNVIIATGLRPRIPEIKGKEFLQTSTDFLELDEMPANITIQGGGYVAFELAGIASSAGAKVTLIHHNDRPLKAFPEKLVQTLCDQLSENGVEIILNQEITEVQKNSSGYRVMGNDGFDRETDRVFAAVGRIANVDQLRLDQINVEYSNKGVKVNEHLQSDASHIYAIGDSAASPVPKLTPVAGFEANYVVEQILGDHTEIKYPLVPTIIFSLPKLSQVGVSVQQAQEDTDRYQVRTTNMEEWITYKRQHEEKVLVQLVIDQKQDKVVGAACLSMEADEMINYLRLLIKHGYSAAEVGQTLFNYPTTASDIQYLY, from the coding sequence ATGGTAGAGAAATATGATACTGTTGTGATTGGTGCTGGCCCTGCTGGAACGGCAGCTGCTTCATCTTTAAAAGCTCAGGGAGAAAAGGTAGCGATTGTAGAAGAAGATTTGTGGGGCGGTACTTGTCCTAACCGCGGTTGTGATCCTAAAAAAATCTTATACGCTGCAGTAGAAGCAAAAGCTCAAGCTGATCTTTTAGCAGGCCAAGGGTTAAATACGCAAAGTTCTATCGAATGGTCAGATCTAATGGCGAATAAACGAGACTATACAAAACAAATAAGCCCGGGTACTCATAAAAGTATGACGAGCAGTGGAATTGAAACATTTACTGGTCATGCGCAATTTGTCTACCCACACACATTAGAAATTGGCCAACAAACGATTGAAGCTCAGAACGTGATCATCGCGACTGGCTTGCGGCCACGAATTCCAGAAATTAAAGGGAAGGAATTTTTGCAAACAAGTACGGACTTTTTAGAGTTAGATGAAATGCCAGCAAATATTACGATTCAAGGAGGCGGTTATGTTGCTTTTGAACTGGCCGGGATTGCATCTTCTGCTGGAGCTAAAGTGACATTAATCCATCATAATGATCGTCCATTGAAAGCTTTTCCAGAAAAACTTGTGCAAACTCTTTGCGATCAATTATCCGAAAATGGTGTAGAGATTATTTTGAACCAAGAAATCACGGAAGTTCAAAAAAATTCATCAGGTTATCGAGTGATGGGTAATGATGGCTTTGACAGAGAGACAGATCGAGTCTTTGCTGCAGTCGGCCGAATTGCCAACGTGGACCAATTAAGGTTAGATCAAATAAATGTTGAATATTCTAATAAAGGCGTGAAAGTAAACGAGCATTTACAATCAGACGCTTCACATATTTATGCGATCGGCGATTCAGCAGCTTCTCCGGTGCCTAAGTTAACACCTGTTGCAGGCTTTGAAGCGAACTATGTGGTCGAACAAATTTTAGGCGATCACACAGAGATTAAATATCCATTAGTACCAACTATCATCTTTTCTTTGCCTAAATTGTCGCAAGTTGGTGTATCTGTGCAGCAGGCACAAGAAGATACAGATAGATATCAAGTGAGAACGACCAATATGGAAGAATGGATCACCTATAAAAGACAACATGAAGAAAAAGTTTTGGTCCAACTAGTCATTGATCAAAAGCAAGACAAAGTGGTGGGAGCTGCTTGTTTGAGTATGGAAGCCGATGAGATGATTAATTATTTGAGATTGCTGATTAAGCATGGATATTCAGCCGCAGAAGTTGGGCAAACACTCTTTAACTACCCAACGACCGCAAGTGATATTCAGTATTTGTATTAA
- a CDS encoding ATP-binding protein, which yields MIQRTNYLKKLKRVKDKQIIKVLTGVRRCGKSTILQMFRQQLLDEGVEQSQIIFINFEDLANEKYLDYHELYQYLDNSIEENQRYYIFLDEIQAVTHFEKVLDSLFIRSNVDIYVTGSNAFMLSGELATLLSGRYIEVRVHPLSFKEYHSAFKRDATTDFQAYLNFGGFPFAVQLEDEKTFKDYVDGIVNTVLVKDVLQRKQRSDSALVEHIARFLTDTAGNLITVKKIANTLTSMGEKTTSDTVLSYLSAFLDAYLFYRCDRYDISGKKYLSVNSKYYPVDMSLRYALLGTKRVNIGSRLETVVFLELLRRDYEIYVGTIENTEVDFVAIKQGVKEYYQVSYTLIDDETYNREVSALKKIKDDYRKILLTADPGYANDEGVEQINVINWLLGENE from the coding sequence ATGATACAAAGAACGAATTATTTAAAAAAATTAAAACGAGTAAAAGATAAACAAATTATTAAAGTATTAACTGGCGTGCGTCGTTGTGGAAAATCAACAATCTTACAAATGTTTCGGCAACAATTGCTCGACGAAGGAGTTGAGCAATCTCAGATCATTTTTATTAATTTTGAAGACTTAGCAAATGAGAAATATCTTGACTATCATGAGTTGTATCAATATTTGGATAACAGCATTGAAGAAAACCAGAGATATTATATTTTTTTGGATGAAATCCAAGCAGTGACTCATTTTGAAAAAGTATTAGATAGCTTATTTATCCGTTCTAACGTGGATATTTATGTTACTGGTTCTAATGCATTTATGTTATCTGGAGAGTTAGCCACACTACTTTCTGGTCGTTATATTGAAGTACGTGTTCATCCCTTATCTTTTAAAGAGTACCATAGTGCTTTTAAAAGAGACGCAACTACAGATTTCCAAGCCTATCTTAATTTTGGAGGTTTTCCTTTTGCTGTCCAATTAGAAGATGAAAAAACATTTAAAGATTATGTAGACGGTATTGTCAATACTGTATTAGTTAAAGACGTATTACAACGGAAACAACGCAGTGATAGCGCTTTAGTTGAACATATAGCTCGTTTTTTAACAGATACCGCTGGCAACTTAATTACTGTTAAAAAGATTGCGAATACGTTAACTTCAATGGGAGAAAAGACAACTAGCGATACAGTTTTGTCTTACTTATCGGCATTTCTCGATGCATATTTGTTTTATAGGTGTGATCGCTATGATATTTCCGGGAAAAAGTATCTATCCGTTAATTCCAAATATTATCCTGTAGATATGTCACTACGCTATGCACTTTTAGGAACAAAACGAGTAAATATCGGTAGTCGCTTAGAAACTGTTGTATTTTTAGAATTATTACGTCGTGATTATGAAATTTATGTAGGAACGATTGAAAATACTGAAGTTGATTTTGTGGCAATTAAGCAAGGCGTTAAGGAATATTATCAAGTTTCTTATACTTTAATTGACGATGAGACGTATAACCGAGAAGTCTCTGCATTGAAGAAAATCAAAGATGATTACCGAAAAATTTTATTAACGGCTGACCCAGGCTATGCAAATGATGAAGGCGTTGAGCAAATAAATGTTATTAACTGGCTTTTGGGAGAAAATGAATAA
- a CDS encoding transporter substrate-binding domain-containing protein, with product MKKNFIVLLLLFGGVLTACTNNEGNSAEEDNSWQDVEEEGQLTVATSGTLYPSSFYDDDNQLVGYDVDVAKEVAKRLDVDIEFEEYNVDGQISSLQNENTDFAANDFSLNSDREENFLLSSPIKYSFASLIVREEDDSGIHSLEDLEGKKAAGEPNTSYMRAAEQYGAELVTYDNATNEQYLTDVANGRTDTVVNDYYLQKMTTEALADIPVKILDDVYFNLDHNGFLFEKDHEALHEKVNEVLADMKDDGTLKEISEEYFDADVSEKPDVENIEQVDVE from the coding sequence GTGAAAAAGAACTTTATTGTTTTATTACTTCTTTTTGGAGGAGTATTAACTGCTTGTACTAACAACGAAGGCAATAGTGCAGAAGAGGATAACAGCTGGCAAGATGTGGAAGAAGAAGGACAGTTAACAGTAGCCACCTCAGGTACTTTATATCCTTCTTCCTTTTATGACGATGATAATCAGTTAGTAGGGTATGATGTAGATGTTGCCAAAGAGGTAGCCAAACGGTTAGATGTTGATATTGAATTTGAAGAATACAATGTTGATGGACAAATTTCATCACTTCAAAACGAAAATACGGATTTTGCAGCGAATGATTTTAGTTTGAACAGTGATAGAGAAGAAAATTTTCTTTTATCTTCACCGATAAAATATTCATTTGCAAGTTTAATTGTGCGAGAAGAAGATGATTCAGGAATTCATTCCTTAGAAGATTTAGAAGGAAAAAAAGCTGCGGGTGAGCCGAATACAAGCTATATGAGAGCGGCTGAACAATATGGCGCTGAGTTAGTGACTTACGATAATGCGACGAATGAACAGTATTTGACCGATGTTGCGAATGGACGAACTGATACGGTAGTTAATGATTATTATCTACAAAAAATGACGACAGAAGCTTTGGCTGATATTCCGGTAAAAATTTTAGACGATGTGTATTTTAACCTAGACCATAATGGCTTTTTGTTTGAGAAGGATCATGAAGCTTTGCATGAAAAAGTCAACGAAGTGCTGGCTGACATGAAAGATGATGGCACGCTCAAAGAAATTTCAGAAGAATATTTTGACGCGGATGTATCGGAAAAGCCAGACGTAGAAAATATTGAACAGGTAGATGTTGAATAA
- a CDS encoding amino acid ABC transporter permease translates to MYIPGLDFTLMWESLPFILQGLSYTLGIAIASLLLGNFLGLLLTSLGLVPNKILRGLVRLWLSFFRGVPALVLLFILYFGLPYQLHPLTASIACFTLTGSAFMGEIYRGSILGVDSGQWDAAYALGFNFMKTMRLIIMPQAFRISVPALSNVAMDLLKGTSLAAMITIPDIFQNAKIVGGRSFDFMSMYVLVAVIYWILCLAIQAVQQRLEEYFAKRYGTSFKVKK, encoded by the coding sequence ATGTATATTCCAGGACTTGATTTTACATTGATGTGGGAATCGCTCCCTTTTATTTTGCAAGGTTTATCCTATACTTTGGGAATTGCTATTGCATCGTTATTACTGGGGAATTTTTTAGGACTTTTGCTAACATCACTTGGCTTAGTCCCTAATAAAATTTTACGAGGACTCGTACGCTTGTGGCTTTCTTTTTTTAGAGGAGTGCCAGCCTTGGTGTTATTGTTTATCCTCTATTTTGGTTTACCTTACCAACTTCATCCGCTAACTGCTTCGATTGCTTGTTTTACTTTGACTGGCAGCGCGTTTATGGGAGAAATTTATCGGGGCTCTATTTTAGGTGTTGACTCGGGTCAATGGGATGCTGCCTACGCTTTAGGATTTAATTTCATGAAAACAATGCGACTGATTATTATGCCGCAAGCCTTTCGTATTTCAGTTCCAGCGTTAAGTAATGTGGCAATGGACTTATTGAAAGGTACTTCCCTTGCTGCGATGATTACCATACCTGATATTTTTCAGAACGCTAAAATTGTAGGAGGACGTTCCTTTGACTTTATGTCAATGTATGTCTTAGTGGCTGTTATTTATTGGATCTTATGTCTAGCAATTCAAGCAGTTCAACAACGCTTAGAAGAATACTTTGCCAAGCGTTATGGCACGTCTTTTAAGGTAAAAAAATAG